The bacterium genome has a window encoding:
- the gyrA gene encoding DNA gyrase subunit A: MADTSDTPPPPEEPTGSILPVNIEDEMRRAFLDYSMSVIIQRALPDVRDGLKPSQRRILVTFNDLNLSFDRPYRKCAKISGDVSGNYHPHGEAVIYPSIVRLAQPFSLRYPLVDGQGNFGSIDGDPPAAMRYTEARLSRIASEMLSDIDRDTVDFVPNYDNTRTEPLVLPARIPNLLINGSAGIAVGMATNIPPHNIGEVIDALSMVAKDPETPLEDLMEKIPGPDFPTGAMICGVAGIRQAYRTGRGLLAVRARADVEEFKGNRQRIVVTEIPYMVNKASMIEKMADLVRDGKIEGISDLRDESDRRGMRVVIELKKDADDQIVLNQLYKMTPLQSTFGVNMVALVNNRPRTLGLVELLKHFLEFRREVVRRRAAFDLRQAEARAHILEGFARALDNLDAIIALIRASASPAAARSGLIDQFELSERQAQAILELRLQRLTAMERQKILDELAEIRAKIAELKALLASDERVTEVILEELAEMREKYSDPRRSEITAAVEDLTTEDLITEEDMVVTITHKGYAKRHVPGLYRAQRRGGKGKIAATTRDEDFITNVFVASTHAYLLCFTDRGRVHWLKVFRIPELSRGARGKAIVNLLQLSTEERVQAILPVRDFNEAGFVVLATRNGSIKKTALESYANPRRGGIIAININDGDELIGAERTTGDSEILIATEDGKAIRFNEEQVRPMGRAAAGVKSISTREGDAVVGMEVLEPGKTILTVTERGYGKRTPLDEYREQNRGGQGIITIKTSDRNGKVVGILQVGSSDEIMVITSGGKVIRMLVDGISTMGRNTQGVRVMDTSGEERVMSIARIADREEDPLGIEGSSETASA; the protein is encoded by the coding sequence ATGGCCGACACTTCAGATACACCGCCGCCGCCAGAAGAACCGACCGGGTCAATCCTGCCGGTCAACATCGAAGACGAGATGCGCCGTGCGTTTCTCGACTACTCGATGTCGGTCATCATCCAGCGCGCGCTACCCGATGTGCGCGACGGCCTCAAACCGTCGCAGCGCCGCATCCTGGTCACGTTCAACGATCTGAATCTGAGCTTCGATCGGCCCTACCGGAAATGCGCCAAGATCTCGGGTGACGTTTCGGGTAACTACCACCCGCACGGCGAGGCGGTCATCTACCCGTCGATCGTGCGTCTGGCCCAGCCGTTTTCGCTGCGCTACCCGCTCGTCGACGGGCAGGGCAACTTCGGTTCCATCGACGGCGATCCGCCCGCGGCCATGCGCTACACCGAAGCGCGCCTCTCGCGGATTGCCTCGGAGATGCTCTCGGACATCGACCGCGATACGGTCGACTTCGTCCCTAACTACGACAATACGCGTACCGAACCCCTGGTTCTGCCGGCGCGAATTCCAAATCTCCTGATCAACGGCTCCGCGGGCATCGCGGTCGGTATGGCGACGAATATTCCGCCGCATAATATCGGCGAAGTGATCGACGCCCTCTCCATGGTGGCGAAGGATCCGGAAACTCCGCTCGAAGACCTGATGGAGAAGATCCCCGGGCCCGACTTCCCGACCGGCGCAATGATCTGCGGTGTTGCCGGGATCCGGCAGGCCTATCGTACGGGTCGGGGTTTGCTGGCCGTGCGCGCGCGCGCGGATGTCGAGGAGTTCAAGGGAAATCGCCAGCGCATCGTCGTGACCGAAATTCCGTACATGGTCAACAAGGCCTCGATGATCGAGAAGATGGCCGACCTGGTACGCGACGGGAAGATCGAGGGCATCAGCGATCTGCGCGACGAATCGGATCGCCGCGGCATGCGCGTGGTCATCGAGCTGAAAAAGGATGCCGACGATCAGATCGTCCTGAACCAGCTGTACAAGATGACGCCGCTGCAGAGCACGTTCGGCGTGAACATGGTGGCGCTGGTCAACAATCGACCGCGTACGCTGGGTCTGGTCGAGCTCCTCAAGCACTTCCTGGAATTCCGTCGCGAAGTCGTGCGCCGCCGCGCGGCCTTCGATCTACGCCAGGCCGAAGCCCGAGCCCACATCCTGGAGGGGTTCGCGCGCGCGCTCGACAATCTCGACGCCATCATCGCGTTGATCCGCGCAAGCGCCAGCCCCGCTGCCGCGCGTAGCGGCCTGATCGATCAGTTCGAACTCTCCGAGCGACAAGCCCAGGCAATTCTGGAGTTGCGGCTCCAGCGACTGACGGCGATGGAGCGCCAGAAGATCCTCGACGAACTCGCCGAAATTCGCGCAAAGATCGCGGAATTGAAGGCTCTGCTCGCGAGCGACGAGCGCGTGACCGAAGTCATCCTGGAAGAGCTCGCGGAGATGCGCGAAAAGTACTCCGACCCGCGTCGATCCGAGATCACGGCGGCCGTCGAGGACCTGACCACTGAAGACCTGATCACCGAAGAAGACATGGTGGTCACGATCACGCACAAGGGCTACGCCAAACGCCACGTTCCGGGCCTGTACCGCGCACAGCGACGGGGCGGCAAGGGCAAGATCGCCGCTACGACCCGGGACGAGGACTTCATCACGAATGTCTTCGTGGCCTCGACGCACGCCTACCTACTGTGTTTCACAGATCGCGGCCGTGTGCATTGGCTCAAGGTGTTCCGAATACCCGAGCTGTCCAGAGGTGCGCGCGGCAAGGCCATCGTCAATCTGCTGCAACTGAGCACGGAAGAACGAGTCCAGGCGATTCTTCCCGTGCGCGATTTCAACGAGGCCGGTTTCGTGGTTCTGGCAACGCGCAATGGTTCGATCAAGAAGACGGCGCTCGAGTCCTATGCGAATCCGCGCCGCGGCGGCATCATCGCCATCAACATCAACGATGGCGACGAGCTGATCGGAGCCGAGCGCACGACCGGCGATTCCGAGATCCTGATCGCCACCGAAGACGGCAAGGCGATTCGCTTCAACGAAGAGCAGGTGCGGCCCATGGGTCGCGCGGCCGCTGGGGTGAAATCGATCTCCACGCGCGAGGGCGACGCCGTCGTCGGCATGGAAGTCCTGGAACCGGGCAAGACGATTCTGACGGTGACCGAGCGGGGATACGGCAAGCGCACTCCGCTCGACGAGTACCGGGAACAGAACCGAGGCGGCCAGGGCATCATCACCATCAAGACATCGGATCGAAACGGCAAGGTCGTGGGAATCCTGCAGGTCGGTAGCAGCGACGAGATCATGGTCATCACCAGCGGTGGCAAGGTCATTCGAATGCTGGTCGACGGTATCTCGACGATGGGTCGCAACACGCAGGGCGTGAGAGTCATGGATACTTCCGGCGAGGAACGCGTGATGTCGATCGCGCGCATCGCCGATCGCGAAGAAGATCCACTCGGT